CCTTGGAAGCTGATTGATTTCCGAATTCGTCTGGTGCCATCAATTCTTGCGCAATACAGGGAATATGCCACGCATCATGATTGTGGCGGTACATGCTTCCCTGCCCCCAAGATTGTAAATGTACCAATTGTTTgaaacaaggccaagttgACAAGCTGCTGCATGCAACCGTgagccacagccaagtccAATCTTGGAATGTCACCCAGCAGAACATGCATGGCTAGCTTTATTCTACTGGACCATCtcgtttggtggtgacacGGATGTTCCATTCAAGTACAAGAAGTTTTTGTAGTTTCTATCTGCTCATCAATTTACGATGCCCCTCTTGGTCCACTTGGCTGGTAtgcatggtggtgatggttggtggtggccatCTCGTTTGGCTCCAATTATCGGGTATGCCGGGTGTTAGTCCTATACTCATTGGCCTGTGTTGGAGAGACAGCATTCAAGTGGCAGAGAGAAAACTAACCTTGAGCTTGGGGGGAAGAGATATTGTGTGTCAAAGCTAGATGAGGGGATGTTGAGGGGTATTTTCTCTGAGCTGCGGATGAGGGACAGGCAATGTGCAAATATGCAGCCAAAAGAACAATTTCCCAGAATTCGCATTAAGTTGCAAGGCAAGTATTTCGCGCATATAGAACATGAGGCGGCCGCAGAGTAGCAGTAACGTATGTACGAATATATCAAATGCGATCTCTACAGCACGTCAATACTCCGTATCCTGCTTGCTTGCTAAATTCTGACGAGGGTGTGTAACACAGAAGCTTGACGCCAATGAGCTCTACTGACGCTGTGTGAGTGTGACAAcgtggtgacgatgatgcaaCACGTCCACAGGTTGCTTCTCATAAACTTTACCCGCGCCATGCACAGTGACTCTGCGAGACAGGTTGGTCGAGATTTCCGGCGGGAACAGCCTGCAAGATGCCAAGTTCCTTGTCCTCATCAGATGTAGGTTAGTATGAGAAAATGTGAGAGGAAGGCGGAGGGGCGGATGAGATATCACGATGGGCGAACAGTTGCGGTGCAGCATCGCTCGCAGCTTTATTCTTATTTTGCCAGCTAAAGTATTGTAATAAGTTTGGGGCCGACATTCTATGCTTTGATCGGATCGACGGCTTGAGCTAatgaagatgcagcatgTATCTCACTACAAGATCAGATGGTGACAATGAAGTAGTCCAGAGCCCTCTCGGGCTACTAGTCCAAACTTTCACAATTTCTGAACCAGAGCTTCACTTTTAAAATGTCAATTCATTTCTCTCCtacaccagacttggcactGTCGATGCGCCAGCTGCCACCAGCTGTCAAGCAGCTGTAACACTGTCTGATTTATTGCccaaatactccgtacagttGCCGCAATTATTCCTCtcaattcaatgttttcTTTCCTTCAAACCAAGAACCGCCCGTAAAGGTGAAGAAGGGACTTTGTTGTATCAGACCCAGCCAGCGTCCATCCAGGCGCAACAGAATCATGGCACAAAACTCCAAGACCGTGAAGACCAGCCCCAGTTGGAGACACATCCGAGTCGGCCCTCATCCTTTTCCCGGCGACCTAGACAAGATCAACGCCCAATGGATGGACGCGAGGCGACCCATGATGGATGCATTCTTCCAGTATGTTTACGCAGATAAAACTGGCGCCGCAAACGTAGTAGCATGTCTACGCGGGGGTGCTGAGTATCGGGTGTGCAACTTACTCATGAAGAAAGGCCTTAACTTCGTCTACCAAGAAGAGTTTGCCTATTTGGTGGATGAAAAACTTTGGGGTAAATTTTGGGACGATGCAAACGCATCAGGACTTGGTAACGGCCCTTCAGCTACTCTCTTTTATATCCACGCATTTCATTCGCTAACTCTGAGCACATAGTTGCCAAGGATTTGGACAATCCGAAATGGCCATGGTCTCATGTAAAGTCCCTCACTAAGCAAGGTGAAATATCAAGGCATTATGACGCGTATTTGACCAAAAAACGACAGCCACCGGTGTATACGTCCTCAGCAACACAGACGATAGAGGGTAATCCCAAGCCGGTGTCCAAGGTCCGGTATTGCAGAACCCAAGTCAAGGATTCATGTGATGAACGTTGGAAAACTATCAAGACTGAAGTATGGGGTGATGACGGTGACTGGACGAACGCGCAAAGCGTGCTGGGCTGGCCGGATGGTCGCAAACCCAAGCGAGCAAAACgagaggaagttgaagcGTTATCCGAGCCCGTGAGCCAGAGGGGTGTCATTTCCGCAAGAGAAGGTTAATGCATGAGTAGCCCGCATTTGACAACTCGGCTTCCTTACAACAAAGGGGCCGGATAAGTCTAgcaatgttgatgaagaggatcTCAGCAGCAATTTGAACAAGGGGCATGGTTTTTTGACCGAGGGTTCGTGGTTTCACAGCAGAAGTAAGTTCCACAAAGAGATGCAATCTTAGATAACAGCCTTAAAATCTTGAAAGAGCTAACCGTTTTATGTAGGTAGTGTGGTTGCGGTAAAGCATTGCTATACGCGCTAGTAGGTCAATACGGAGGTGGAAGATCGGATCAACCTTGCGTTCATGATGAGTGAACCAGCGTTGCAAAACACTAGCAGTTGCAAGCTTTTAAAGTGTCAAGCTCTCCTAAGCGTTCAATACTCTGATATGCCGGTTTGAGATTCTTCACGACATTTATCTGTCTGAATGAAGAAGTCACAAACCAGGCAAACGATGCAATGCATTTGCTATCCTCACAATAACCAGGCCAGCAGTATTTCACTATCTGTCGCACAAAACGACAAATACAATTCATTAACACTACGTCCCTGGCCGTGATAACGTATCCAATCCACAAATCTATCCCCAAGTCTCATCCCAATGCCTTTAGAAACGCCCAAACACACCCACAatacagcatcaccaccacacagcacaaccacaaactCACTACCCCTTTCCACATGCGCAGAACCCCTTCCCGCCCTTCATATCCTCCACCGTAACCTTCGGCAAACAACCCGCCTTCATCCCCTCCCCACACCTCACATACCCCCCGCAAAACTCCAAATCACCCCCCGCCGCCGGCACCGTACACGTAAACTCCCTACAAACACACTTCCCCAGCGGAAACGCCTCCCACTCATCCCCCGTAGAGCACTGCGGAAACGCGGGATACACCAGATTCACGTCGTGGCTGGTGCTCTGCCTTCCCCCCGCGCACGTCAGCCTCTCCTGGCAGAACTTGTGCGGGTTcggcaagaccagacagccGGGCTGTTTCGGTCGACACTGGCAGACGGTCTGGTTGCCGTAGAGGAAGGGCTCGAGGATGCACTGCGGGTATTCGTCTTGGCTGCACTGCTGGGGGAGGTTGGTGCATGCGTCGGGCTTGTTCTGCTGGCAGGGGATGGGGAGGCAGCGGCATTGTTTGTCCTGGCACGTCTCGAAGTGGTGGAGGGTGGGATTGCAGGGGTAGTTGGTTTTGCAGAACTGGTTGCCTTTGCTGCCGGGTTCGCAGGAGGGGGGTGTTCgtttttggagttgttggcagGTTAGGTTGATGGCTGTTTGCTCTGGGATGggggaggatggggaggtaTAGGGAGATGGAATGGGTGCCGGAGATGTGTTTGCGTTGCTTGTGTGAGGTGTAGTTGGTGTGGCATGTTTTGATATCTGGTTTGTGTTAGGAGATGAGTAGATGGTTTCTGCCTTGGATTCTCGGCGTGATGAGTTCCAGTTGCCGGCTTCGTTTATCCTCAAGTTGCCCTGCAAGATATCTGCAAGTTGGGCGGAGGAAGTTGCAGTAGTCTTCCTGATAACAGTCGTGATTGTAGTCAGACCAGCCGTAGGTGCTATGCTTGGAGACAAGTCGGTCAAGGAGCTATCGCCTTTACGCAGTGCAGCTGCTTTAGTCGATGCTGTTTCTTGGCCAAGGTGTACATGTATTGTAGTCGAATTACCAATAATACCCAGAGAGAGCTTTCCCGCCGCGGGGTGAGAGGTCCGCTGTTTGACTGTAGATGCCGTAGATGAAGGAGCCTCGGCAGATaaggttgaagttgggggAGTCGACGAGGCAAGACTATCTGCTGCTGAGTGCTGAACCAGCAGTGCTACAAGCAGCAGATTCAACATCGTAAAGTCGGAGCCGAGGCATACAGAGATATGACAAAACGTGCAAGTTGAACGTGAGAGCTCGACATGTCGAACAATATATACCCAAACTTGCAACTATACACCGTGAATCAAGGCTGCCCTTGAGACGAAATACTCAGTTTCGCATTGTTCGTGAACAACATAGTATACAACAGATGAATAGCTGATTCTCACAGCCTACAACCGGCTACTCGTATCCCCTCCCAACGCACCACTCATCAAAGGTGGTTCAGGGGCGCCTCCAAACAGCACAAGTTCTCTGCCTCCTTTTGTCCCCCACCAAGCAACTCCAATCGTCGACCTCTCCACGTCCATCTCCCCATTTACCAGTATGTCCCAGAATCGCTTCTTCACTGGTAGTTTCAGCCGAGGGTCTTCAATCTCATTCATGGCCTGGGCAGTGATTGCCAACCATTCCTCCACCAACGGCAGCGgcaagaatggcaaagaaTCTATCAGCGTCATGACCAAGGCACTTTGCTCTGATAAGGGCTcctcttgcgtttcttcGAGTGCTTGTGAAAcagtgtctggtttggtaGGGAGCAAGGTCTTGCTCGCGGTAATGGTGTTAGTGCGAAGCATGTCCAAAAGTGTTTCCGACATGTGTGGCTCTATGGCGGCGATGGGGAACGGCGGAGATACAATTTCCATGACGGTTTTGAAGGCGACTCTGAATTGGCGTGGGGATATGTGTTGAGGGAACGAGTCAAAGACTTTGACAATGTAAAAGGGTGTAATCTTGATGGTGAGTGCGCTGTGTTGTGGGCATGAGAGCACGGATAGAATGGCACTATGAGCAGATTCGAAGATTTCGGTCATGGATGGTGACATGGCGCCTTCTTGGGAGAGGTATGAGATTGCGGGCTTCACAATGAGGAGCTCGCATGCGTCGGTGGAGAGTGTGAGAGGGAGATGTTCCGCCACGTTGAGGTAGAATAAATCGAGCGTCATGTGAAGGTGTGCTGACGGATTGAGAATTGCGTCCGCAGGTCGGATTTCTCTGAGAAACGCTTCGGTGGCTGGGCCGTCTCGACTCAAAACGTCAAGCGACGTCATGTAAGCGAATGTGTATACCTGGAACGCGCTGTTTCCGTTTCTATTCGAGATGAAGAACATATTTCGCAATATTTGCAACGACTTGGAGGCAACGCTGGGAGCCATGCCGTGCATCAACATGTGCGGATCCAACAGACCGCGAGCCACAATTGCCTGCAGGACGGCTGTCGTGCCAAACATGAGCTTTCTGAATACCTGCCACAATAATGGCCAGGTGGTTTGTGCCGTTTCAGGGCTCAAGTGAGAACCCTCAAAGGCCGGGTCGATTTCGCTAAATCGATTCTTTTGCCAAGCATCCAGGACCCTGGCAGTAAATACTAACAAAGCATCCTGCGCTTGCAACACCACAGGAGTATCAGTCGCATTCTGTACAGCAAAGGCTGCCAGTTTGGACAGTGGGCCCATGTTTGTCATCAATGGTtgcttgtccatgtcccgCAATAGCTGACAGGAAGCAGACCGTTCAGGCCATGAGAAGATATGGCCGGGTTGCAATGTGGTGTCTCTGCTGACTGCCTTGAGGAACTGCGCATCGCAaaagccttcttctccggtAATTGCCCAGATGGCAATTGGTAGCAGCGCATTGCAATTTATCTGAGCTCTGTGAAACTCGGAGAGTATAGGAAACGCAAAATTCAAAGCCGTGATGATGGATACTGCGGCTGCGGGACCATCTTCGACGTTTCCTTCAAGGGCGAGATTGGCGGCCATGACGACAGCTTGCTCCAAGGTATTGCGCAGCCCTCTCGACAAAGACTGtcgatcttggccttccATACCCATCAACACACCAGTCAATACGAGCAGGTGCTGCCACCGTCGAGACCTCTCGTCAGCGCCCTTGACAACTGCTCGGGTCCATTCTTCGCATCGGAGTCCTCCGCCTTCAGATGGACCTTTGCGTTTGACGCCCTCGATTTCGTTCTCGCGCACGCGAACGGCGGCGGTGTGATATATGCCGATTATCCTTACGGCAGTTTTGGATCCATCGTTTCGGTGCCAGATGGCCGGGGCCGTGAGAAGCTGTGATGTGAGGACACCGAGGTTGAGCGGGTTGGAGAGCTGCGTTAGCAAATGGGTCGTGGTGCCGATGATTTGGTCCGTCTTTGCGGCATCGTGGACGTCCTGGTAATACTGCAGGACAGTATTTAGGAGTCTATCTGCAGGCATGATGTAGCATTGAGTATTGCTTGCTACCGCACCATTggtttgactttgttgtgCAATGATTTGTGTAGAtgcgagaagaaggatgtTGAGGTGTCGGGCGCCGCGGCCAGAGCTAGCTAGTCTCCATTCACGAGCTTTTGCCGAGGCTGAAATGACGTCTCGCCTGGGGAAGTGGAAACAGCAGACCAAATGGGGAATTGGAGAAACAACGGCCCAACCCCTGCTTGTCCTCACCACAACACACTTTGACACCTCACAGAGAATTGTTCCCAAGCGAGCGACCACCTCGAACTGCGATGCCGCCTCTTTGACAGAAGTAACTACATCGCCGTTGTCGAAGGCGTAATTCGCCTTCGCGACCATCGACATGTCTTCCCCGGGAAGTCCGCCGCCCGATTACCAGACACCGCCATTCCCTTCCCTGAatgtcaagcagctccaggACCACACGCCCGACCGCAGGTACACGCTGTACCATATTTCAGATGTCTGGGAGTTTACCGTGATATGGACCTTGATAACCTATATTTTCTTCCATCTTGGCGCGGTGCTAGTGGCCTTTTTCAGCCACGGCTTTAATAAGTCATCATGGCGGTTTCTCTGGGCGGTGCCGATCATCTACCTCTTGATAGCTGGAATTGAGGCCATTCTAGCAGGAAGCATTGTCGGGCTTGTGTATGTCTACGCTTCTGATTGCCGTGTTTTCTTGGGTTCGTGCTAATGCGGAATAGTCTTGGAGCAGTGTACAAAGCCGGATACTACGAAATGAACACCTGGATCCCTTGCACCTGGGgcttcatcaacgtcatcatcctcataATATCATCGTTCTCAGTACAAGGTGGTCTCTAATATTGCAGCGGAATGATGTTACGAATATGTACAAACCAACAGATATATGCGGCCGACGCCAATCCAAGCAGTGTTTCGATGGCTACAAATAGTCGTACTTCAGTACGGTACGGCGTAAGCGAATCGATGCCACTGGATTGCAAAATCACGAACCATCGCGTCCGCTATAAGTACGTCTTCTACGGTACTGGCCTTTCGAAAGGGCAGACCGGAGGCGTTGAGCTGCGCGGTGCAGGACCCCTGCAAGTACTGAAATATGCAGCCTCATCGCTATGCGAAGCCATACCTACAGAAGCAGATTCCCATTAATGTGGCCACATGCGCAGATTTGCCGCCAAAATCCTGAATATCTGGACTCTGTAAGAGGACTGTAGATGAATGCGCAAAGTCAGCCAGGGTTACATAAGAAGCACAGGCTGTAGCGTCCTGCGACCATCAAGTCAACCCGCGGTCGCTTGGATCGCCTCGTTCCCGAGTTATATTGTCCCTGGGTCGCATTCTAAAACTATCAAGTTGCGACGTGACGATGAAATCAGTTGCAACGGCTGCTATGAATCTTGCGAGCCACCCGCTTAGAACCAGACGCACGAGCAGCGCACCAACGCAAACAATTGCAAATTATTATGTTACAAATCACTAGCCCCTACTATATCAATGTAATCATAATCACAATAATCACATCCATTGTAGCCATCCAACCGTGACGTACGTCCAACAAGCAATATTAAACGCATCCTCAGATCGCCCCACTTCAAAGCCTTCTCCTAACAAAAACCACATTCAACTCCATCACACACTTCCAACCTCAATCCGTCTGGTGGCGCAACCCATTGTTCGCAGAACAATCATTGCAGTTTCACACAAAATTCCCCGAAATACAAGCAGCCCCAACATATATCAACTCACATCCCCCTCCCCTCCCGCAATCACTCCATAACCTTCCAGCAACGATGTCTCAACCATGGAGCGAAACACTCAGCTTCGAAAACCGTCACACAAACCCCCCTTCCAACCGACGCCCTCAAAGAACACCCGTCTGGGACACTCCATCTCCCACCCGCATACCAGCAGACCTAGCAGGCATATCCGTCCGGGCGTTCGCCCTCGGCGCAACCTTCTCGCTCGGCCTCGTGGGCGCCATTCTCCTCACACTCGCAAACTCACCTCTCTGGCGGATACCGTTCTTCCTCAGCGCCCTATCGGCGTTCCACTTCCTTGAGTTCTGGACAACCGCTACGGCGAATAAGCCACATGCGAGTATTCACTCCTTTCTCCTGACTGCGAATTGGCCCGCCTACCCGATCGCCCATGCAACAGCCTGTGTGGAGTGCTTCATTACAAATGTGTGGTTTCCGGACAGGAGCTGGGTGCCGTTTCATATGGGAACGCTGCTACTGGTGATGgggctggtgatggtgttggggGGACAGGTGGTTCGCTCAAAGGCCATGCTGGTCGCGGGCGAGAACTTCAATCATGTAGTGCAGACGAGCAGGGCGAGCGGGCATGTGCTTGTTACGACGGGTGTGTATCGCGTATGGCGGCATCCTAGTTATTTTGGGTTTTTCTGCTGGGGATTGGGGACGCAGTTGGTCATGGGGAATGTGATTTGCTTCGTGGGGTATGGGCTTGTGTTGTGGAAGTTTTTCAGTAGTCGGGTCAAggtggaggagaagaagttggttGAGTTTTTTGGAGACGAGTATGTTGAGTATAGGAAGAGGGTTGGGACTATGATTCCGTTTGTGGGGTAGCTTGGACTATGTTTTGGATGGGATACGGGGTAGTGCTTTGATATCACGAGGTGTATGGCTGGTGTACAACTCGTGTGTGTATTATTCAAAGATGAAAACTATCCTGGTCGTAACGTCGTCCAATGTATCCAACTATGCCTGCGCTACAAGGATGGGCTGTCTGCTGACACTGCCGTACTTGGCTTGCCATGCGTAAAAATACATCAAGGCTGCGAACGGCTGGCCAAAGATGGTGAAGGACACCCAAAAGATCACGTTGCCCATGACACGGCCTGTGTGTCCCCatttcatcttctccatggGTGCTGTGAGCGCGATGAGCGGCAGCTGCAGGAACATGCCTAGAAACGCGACACCTGAGAGCACGTTAGAGAAAGTAGAACAAAGAAAGGTCCAGGAGAGGGCGTCAACCTACCAATAATGTTGTGGGTGggaacaccaacaagaacCTCGTGCAGTAcagcagagacaaagaaaacGGTGCAGCTGGCGGCCCAGGGGCTCCATCCGCGTCCAATCATGGGAACATAGACGTGACGCTTGAAATAAGTGTACACGGGCTTGTTCCACGTTCTCCAGTACGCCCCGAGGCTCTCGCTGTTCCACCAGTCGTCATAAAATGATCGATCGCCGAATCGTAGCACCTCAGCCAGTGCGTTCAAGAACGATTGGAAGAGGGCAAAGAATCCTGCCAGCCAAATAACAAGCGAAATAGTCGACAGCTTCAAAAGGCGTTCCAGGATCATGATAAAGTCCAGCGAGGCAATCTTGTCGAGGGAATTCTGTAGAACGGGCGCAGCGTACTGGAAGCTGGCGAACCAGATGAAGGCGCTCAGGCAGCAGACTTCGCCGAGTCTCTTAAACACAAACACCCATCTGATCTTGTCGGTGCGCGGGTATACTGGCTGGTATACTAGCGTGGGCGCCCACCAAAAGTAGACGAGGTTGCCAAAGGTAATGTTGTTCGGGTACGGGCATTGCAAGTACAATTCGGGGATAAGCTCTCCTTTAACGGGGTGCAGGTACGCGTGGCGAAGATCTCGGTTCGTGAATGCGTACGAGGCCGTCTTGAGCGAGACAATAACGGCGTGCATCTCCGTCAGGGTTCCGACAAGAGGGTGATGAACGTAAAAGTATACCACAAAGGTTGTGATGGAGAAAGCGAGTGTCATGTTGATGGCATGAGCCCATGCAACCAGAACCCATGTCGAATGAAactgcttcttgtcctgctcTGACGGACCAGACGAGCCAGGCTTGAGACGCTTTCGTGATCCGCGAGCTTGTTTGGCTGCAGCAAGCTCAATCAAGTAAGCGACCAATAAATGGCAGGGAATGAGAAAGTAGAGAAGTCCGCCGATGAGGACGTCTTCATTCTTGTACGAGTGGCATCGAAGGCATATCAACACGCCATACTAGAGGAGGTTAGGAATAATCGCCCTTGTCCGTCTTGAGATCAAGTATCGTTGACATACCTTCTTCAAGTTCTCAATCATCAATCGcacattgccaacaactacACCCGCGTTAGTCCACAGCACTCTCTCCCATCAGCGACAACTTGCGCGCTTACCAAGAACAATAACCATCAAATTGCGAAAGCCGATAAAGCTAGGTGTGGCATCGGAATCGTGACTCAAACACGACGGGCGGCTCTTGGAGTGCACGGCTGCTACATGGCGATACTTCTTCTGGGTCGAAGATCTGAGCTTCTCAATAGTGGTCGCGTCTTTAGGTTCCGCCTCGACCAGGTCGGGAGCTGCTTTGCCATTGCGACGTTTGCTGGCATTTCCGTTGGTCGCGGCGCCATTTGCAGCATCGACGctggtggccgtggccgtgcTCATGTTGGGTGCTGCCTCGCGACTGTCAATCAGCAGAAGAGGTCACAGAGGGCGAATATCTATGGCCAGCCGTGAGGATATAGCTGAAGCTCACAGTCCCCGATAAGGGAAGGAATAAAAAagggatggtgttgatggtaGGGTGATCAATTGGTAACAACAGGTCACAGCTCAAGCTTAAATGGAGGGGCAAAGTCGAGTCTCGAGTCTCGAAATGGATCCGCCAAGTTTCTCAAGCTTCCAAGTCTCGGAACGCCAAAAGTACAACACCACGCAGCACCAACGCTTGCGGCGTGGCCGGCCGACCAACCAGGTACATGGGAGCACCACGATAAAAGCGCCTTCAATTCCACGGTAAGATCTTATTTGTGCCGGCGCAAAATTCGCCAACGTTCTGTCTTGGCTACCAGATCGAATCAATTGTTTTCCCCTCAGCCACCAGGCCATGTTGAGCAGTTGTCTACCCGTCCCCGCGTCTGGAatgaggaggttgaggagaaAACGAGGCACAATGGCGGCCACCATCAGGATCCAGGACCCAGATAGCGCCTCAACAAGCAATCGACCGAATCGAAGTCTTTCCATCAttctcatctgcaagctGCTCTCGTTCCAATGTAGCTCTGCTGCAGGCCACTGCCAACAATAGCATGTCATGCACAAGGATGCCCTGCTCCGACATGCCCATTCGTCACGATtcgtcaacgtcttcaaAGTGGCGACCAGCACGGCAGACAGCGGGTCTTGATGGGGTCTTTGCTGTGCTCAGCGGTCAATCGTGGCGCTAGATTTACATCGTTTTGATGGTTGGCATGCGGTTCGTGAGCAGGGGCAAAGACAGGAACGGGGGTCAGTTGTCCAAGAAGCATGTGAAAGCCCAGTTTCACAGCTCTATTCCTAATTGACACAGGTTCGTTCAGAGAGCGAGGTTGACAAAGAAAAATTATATAGACCAGGTTAGCTTCGAAAATTTCCGAACCGCGGACCCTTGGGACAAATTTCTTCAAGCTCGGCACAACGACTGAATTGAGGATTCTGCCGCCTTTTCGGTCTGTCAGCCATTTTGCCACTGCCGATGCAGTTATGTCCTTCACGGGCCATCACATGTCGATGTTCGAACCGTAAAGATCTACTGAGCGCGATGGGAAGCGCAAGTTTATGACTATTTCAACGATGGACAGCATCGAAAGACGAATATTGGAGCAATTGAACCCTTGGTGCAGCTGATCACCGGTGTTTCAATCTGCTCTTCATGGACTGAAGAACCCCAACCCATGAAGCTTCAGGGCATTCAGCGCATCACATGACCTGCTGCACGGCGCGGAACATGAGACATGCAGAAGCTCAAAAGCCGAACAGAaggaagacaagacaaggtTTAAgcgagtctggtggtgtcCAACGTGTTGTCAGCTCTGATGGAATAGTTGTTCGAGCAAACTCAAGCTATTGTACATCATTTCATGTTCAACAGTCAGAGATGCTCTTACTAAACTCAAGGCTCACTAGCTCCCAGGCGGTTACTAAGCCCAGCGAcgaaccagttgaccacagCTGGCAATCACCGTCATTGGATCTCCATATCAACAACTCCGAGAATATCCCCGCCTCAACCATTTCTGCAGTCAATTGCATATTGAAGCACCGTAGGATCTCTCTTTGAAAGCATTGTGAATTATTTCCGACTTTTATACTCATTCTTTTCCTGCAATTTGCTCCCATTGCCTCAGACTCCCCCACGGCCGTCATGTCTGCCCCGCCCCTCTCCGAAACCAAGCAAAAGATGCTTCGGGGGGAGATGTACCATGCATTCACGCCTGAACTCATAGCCGCAAGGGCTAAGGGCAAGGCAGCTATGAGGCGGTATAACGCCGCAATGGGCGAGGTTTCACGACGTGAAGAAGTTAGACTTTGGAGAGAGTGAGTCTTTTTGATGAGCTGCTCGTCAGCTACAATGACATCACCGTCAACCCACTCACAATCCGTTTACATTAGGCTTGTAGGTGATACAACCCCCTTGCCACCTGAACTGCCTGATGCcgccgaggacgaggcaCAATTTGAAGACGACCCGATAGTAGACGTTCCCATTTTGGTAGACTACGGAACGCAGGTCAAGTTGGGCAAGGGAGTCTTTATCAATTGCTATTCCACGTGGATTGACACCTGCCCCATCACTGTTGGCGATCGCACAATGTTTGGGCCTCATGTATCACTGTACAGCGGCAAGCATCCAGTCGAGCCAGAAATTCGCAACGGTATCAAGGGTCCAGAGTCAGGTGCGCCTATCACCATTGGGGAAGATTGCTGGATTGGGGGAGATGCCACAATCTTACCTGGAGTGACTATCGGTAGAGGTTCCACGGTAGGGGCTGGAAGTGTTGTCACCAAGGTACGTGTCAGGAACTGATATGTGTCAGCACGCGGTTCAAAACTGACGTTTCTAGGATGTGCCGCCATTTCATGTTGTCGCGGGTAATCCCGCACGTATTATACGCAAGATCAAGACGACCATGGATCCGGAGCAAAATGAAAGCTAGACAAGTCAAGTGGTATCTGCGCTTGTGTTTGGCTGTCTTATCGA
The genomic region above belongs to Pochonia chlamydosporia 170 chromosome 2, whole genome shotgun sequence and contains:
- a CDS encoding peroxin 8 (similar to Verticillium alfalfae VaMs.102 XP_003000987.1) encodes the protein MPADRLLNTVLQYYQDVHDAAKTDQIIGTTTHLLTQLSNPLNLGVLTSQLLTAPAIWHRNDGSKTAVRIIGIYHTAAVRVRENEIEGVKRKGPSEGGGLRCEEWTRAVVKGADERSRRWQHLLVLTGVLMGMEGQDRQSLSRGLRNTLEQAVVMAANLALEGNVEDGPAAAVSIITALNFAFPILSEFHRAQINCNALLPIAIWAITGEEGFCDAQFLKAVSRDTTLQPGHIFSWPERSASCQLLRDMDKQPLMTNMGPLSKLAAFAVQNATDTPVVLQAQDALLVFTARVLDAWQKNRFSEIDPAFEGSHLSPETAQTTWPLLWQVFRKLMFGTTAVLQAIVARGLLDPHMLMHGMAPSVASKSLQILRNMFFISNRNGNSAFQVYTFAYMTSLDVLSRDGPATEAFLREIRPADAILNPSAHLHMTLDLFYLNVAEHLPLTLSTDACELLIVKPAISYLSQEGAMSPSMTEIFESAHSAILSVLSCPQHSALTIKITPFYIVKVFDSFPQHISPRQFRVAFKTVMEIVSPPFPIAAIEPHMSETLLDMLRTNTITASKTLLPTKPDTVSQALEETQEEPLSEQSALVMTLIDSLPFLPLPLVEEWLAITAQAMNEIEDPRLKLPVKKRFWDILVNGEMDVERSTIGVAWWGTKGGRELVLFGGAPEPPLMSGALGGDTSSRL
- a CDS encoding diacylglycerol O-acyltransferase (similar to Coccidioides immitis RS XP_001247089.1), which codes for MSTATATSVDAANGAATNGNASKRRNGKAAPDLVEAEPKDATTIEKLRSSTQKKYRHVAAVHSKSRPSCLSHDSDATPSFIGFRNLMVIVLVVGNVRLMIENLKKYGVLICLRCHSYKNEDVLIGGLLYFLIPCHLLVAYLIELAAAKQARGSRKRLKPGSSGPSEQDKKQFHSTWVLVAWAHAINMTLAFSITTFVVYFYVHHPLVGTLTEMHAVIVSLKTASYAFTNRDLRHAYLHPVKGELIPELYLQCPYPNNITFGNLVYFWWAPTLVYQPVYPRTDKIRWVFVFKRLGEVCCLSAFIWFASFQYAAPVLQNSLDKIASLDFIMILERLLKLSTISLVIWLAGFFALFQSFLNALAEVLRFGDRSFYDDWWNSESLGAYWRTWNKPVYTYFKRHVYVPMIGRGWSPWAASCTVFFVSAVLHEVLVGVPTHNIIGVAFLGMFLQLPLIALTAPMEKMKWGHTGRVMGNVIFWVSFTIFGQPFAALMYFYAWQAKYGSVSRQPILVAQA